ATCATATCATATCCAATAAACTAAACTCGTGGAGGAAGTAAATTGTAAGTGCTAAAGACTTACAGTACGTTTTCGGGTCCTACAGAGACAAACTGCTAACCATCGATGAGCATTAGTTTGGCTGGCATTGGTCTATGCGACCAAGTTAATTAAGCTTGATGTATAATATCACCTTCCTTCCACTACTCGATCAACACGTGCATACCCTTTTCGACTGTTTCTTGCATCTCATATAGAACAAAGTATAATCGTAGATTTAGATTTTTTAAACTCCATCTTGACAAAATAACACTTACCCGTAATATTAATCACTGTCAACCTCATAGTAGAAAAAGACTTTAAAACTCCAAAAGAAGACGCCACACAGGTGTAGACGCCAGAGTCCTCCTTTTTAGAATCCCAGAGTTTTAGCGTTCCATCATCGCTTACACTTGATCTTCCACCAGGAAGATTTCCGTCACTTTTCACCCAAGTTACTACTGGTTGTGGTTCTCCAGTAGCCTGGCAGCGAACTGTTATATTCATAGTTACTTTTACCTTAGACTGCGCCGGCGGTCGAACTGTGAACTGAGGTAGTTCTACCACATTAAGTTGTGTAACAGCTGAATCCTGGCCTAATTTATTTGATGCTGTGCATTTGTACAAACCGGAATCCTTCTTGTGAGCATTTTCTATTGATAGCTGTCCATGCTTCACTTTCGCTTTATTTTGCGTCGGGATGTCATAAACTTTATGCCACGTGATTGTTGGAACAGGGTAACCAATCACTTGACATTCCGGTAAAGTGATATTTCTTCCGATTTCAACGTAAGACGGACCAAACGACAGAGTGACCCTTGGACGACCTGCGTGAGCccagaataaataaataaataaataaataaataaataaataaatgaatggaTGGATGTGTTTCCGTATAAGAAGAGTATAGTTGTCGATATTCGGTACGTTTTGCCGGAGCCTGGGATAAAAGCGACAAGAAATGAAAAACCGCTAACTTTAAAAATCGTTTGCGTCACTGCGAAATAGACATTAGTAATCCTTACCTTGCTCACAGACCGGGGAAAAAAGAGAATTGTCGATAACAATTCTGGCCGCCTTTATCATTGAGAACTAAACTAGTTCTAATTTGAAATGgaaaactgaaatatttttttgtcgacggcttgattcagtttttcgCTATTTGTAGTCGATAACGTGATTTGTACACACGTTGGTTTGTTATCAATAGCTTTTTGTTATCAGCAGCTGATTGTTGTTGATACGATTCCTACTTCTCCGATACTTTAGGTAGGCTACAAACAAGTGTGGTAAACAAACCCATTTTGTACGACAAGACTGAGTGCTTTTGCTTTACTTCTCAGGGTATTACGCGCAACACACTAAAAGATATAAACAATCACTATTTTAtctactcgattctgattggctaagagcagtgcAGCTCAAGTGTAACACCAATGCAAAAAGTACAACACTACtgagtgcaaattacacatcgagaCTCTGGATTATGATTGTCTAATAAAGAATTGGGTTTGGTAAGaagcaatcaaatcttttgttttaaaagtaaACACCAGCCCTGGATGATGCAAGTTATGGCGCAATGTTTCCCTCATTAATCCTCTCTTTTTAACCATCTCGAGTATTTtcatatatattattaataactaatcacatgattttatctcatgcaatttggaataaataagcacttttacttttttttcagactacaaattgcactcgtgcctctttgaaaaaaattactcgtccttatttattccaaattgcactcgaaatcatcattatattatattatttcaCCTACTTTGTACAATGAGATTGGCcactttttctttccttcccaGAATATTTCGCGCGACACACCTGTACTTCCCAGAATCCTCAAGTCTCTCGTCATCAATTTGCATCAGCCCATCTGACCTGACCCTAGCTCTGCTGCTAGGCAACATTCCATTCATTCGGGACCAAACCACTTGAGGAGCGGGATTTCCCGAAGCAGAACACATTAAAAAGGCAGAGTTACTTTTATTCACAGTCAGCTCAGAAGAGGACAGCGTCACTTTTGGAGCTGAAATGGCTTCTCCTGGTTCACCCTTCATCCCGGGAACACCCGGTGGACCAATAGCTCCCCTAACTCCCTTTTCTCCTCTTATTCCTGGTGGTCCCACAATTCCTTGTTTTCCACTTCTTCCCGCAGGACCCATTAGCCCTTGTGATCCCTTTCTACCTCTCTTCCCAGGTGGACCAGGCCTTCCTCGAAGACATTCATTTCCTCTGTTGTGGCAGAACTTGTTAAAGCTTGCCAATGATgtgacaacatcttttaatatCTCTTTCATGCTTAAGGATTCATTGGTTGCGTCTTTTGCAATGCTCCGAATATATCTTCGTAGTTTTTCTTCGCCAACTTCCTCCTTCGTTTTGGAACCCAAAACACCTGAAggacaaaaaaattgaagtgaAACCATCTCCTTGCAAATTTTTCTGTGCTACAGGCAGAACATACGGAAAGATTCTACTAAGGAAATCAGAAGATGATCAAAACAAAGTCATTTGGAAAAGTGTCGATAACGAAAACAACTCGGAGAGAAAGTCTTAGCCAATTAAGGTTCAACCCATACTCGGGCGCCTAAATAGATATAATTCATGTCTGAatattaaaacaataaatttgATTCAGCATCCCTTCGGCCAAGATTAATTCGAAAATATTGGgaaaagagaaagcaaaaattattttggtgAATGGGAACACGTACTCATCATGAGATCGAAATGGATCAAGGAATTCTTTTTTGTTCTCTAAAGGCAGAAATGGCATAGAACATGCACTGCAATAAACTGCATTAATGTCTAGAAGTGCTGAATCAATACCTGTTAGCTAACATATAAAAGTTGTCTGCTCATCTTTTCGATATCATCCACGAAAATGCGACCATTTTACCCATATTTTAACCCTTCGCTAAACATTGGCTATGCGTTACAGAATTGTGCGACCAGTCCTCTCAACAGGCATAGGACCTATTTCGGCGATGCCTTCAGAATCCTTTAAAAGCTCGTTACGTATTTCATATCCATTGTGTAACCATTTTTTACAAATCATTACGTTTGTAAAATGGATCgaaaaaactgagaaatgtcaaatttaatttatggctcagaaaaggacaaaaattaTCTTATTGTATTGGAATTTACAGTAGCTAATACCTAAGCTAATAATACCTAGGATTCCAGTTCCCCTTATTAATAAGTTGGAGAATTTGGACAAAATGACAAACTTGTCGGTGTCTCTGAAATCCGAAGTAAAGAAGTATGCGAAGGACAGTTTTGATGGATAAATTACAAAAAGGATCCTGCCTTGCATACGCGCGAATTCTTACGCAAGGTCTTGTTTCCCTTTTGCAAAGCCTCAAATGTGAGGTATCGGCCGTTGTAAAACAAGTCACATGTCATAAAATAGTGGCCATAAACAGGACAATTATGCCCTATCTCCTCTGCCCTCCCCTTTACACGCCACAGGTTTCcaattcctttcttttctcctttcGGTAACTGCATGGCTTTGAGatgttaaataaaagaaatgtgtCTGATTTACAACCCGTCATTGGCCTTACACTATATAAAACGTCTTCGACTTGAGAATAATATTTAcccttcacagaagcatctggCTTGCTCGCAAGGATTTGTTCAACTGCTGTCAGTCTGTGTTCCTGATCATTAGTTTTTACCTCGATTCTGATGAAGCCAGCTGCAAACAAAAGCAAGACTAGTCTATACTGGGGCTGAGTGATGAGCATTCCTTTGGCAAAGACATTCTTCGAAAGAAGGAGCCACCAAAAATCTAAGGACGTTTTCGAAAGCCCATATCCGTTTGGTAGAACGCGTTGAGATCGATTTGACATAAATAAATCGACCGGCCCGCTTTTCTCAGGCGGTCCTGTTTTGTCAAGCAAACGCATGAAAAgaccgagggaggcttgggaagaggagagaaagaaGGCGCCGCACCCGATGCTGTAACGGACGCGTTCAGAATGACGAAATCTGTTAATCTAATTAGTGAAAGTGATATGATAAATGGTGCCACCTTTTTTATTGCTAGTGCAAATAAACGCTCAAAATAACTTCAGTAACGGCGTGGGAATATTTATGCGCATGTCGAATTCAGTCAACTGTTCGGAAAGGAAACCGCAGAAAAAAATTACTatatttactttgaatttaatGCTCGACACTCCAGCGATGCCCGGTAAATGAAAAGGAGCGGTAGAAAAGCTAAGCAGAgcgaggtcgtgggttcaattcccaccctggtcagagtttttctctgtccttgtgtgggccctgttccatcagtagggctaacgctcacatggttcatatgggatagaaatctagcacttcacgttacacaataaactcttcagttaattctgtttaaaatataagtgctacacggccaacgtttgtataaacgtaacctttccttgtacttaagCAGAGAGAGGCCTCAGATTTTTACCATATTTGCAGAATAAATGTTAAATTGAATGTTGGAGTATTTTGGCAAGTTTCGACAGTGTTATGTTCGTACACAACTATCAAGGACAACTTCTTGTTTAGAACGGACGACTCGTCAATCATTAAATCTGAAGTCGGAAGAAGGAGCTTGTTCTGCAGAAATAATGACTGAATACTTGTTTGAAGCCATTTCCTTTGACAAATTCCCTTTCTTCTCGAAGGCAATTAACCATAGTTAATCGTTCGACCGAATCTGGTCTTCGATGATGCTGTAACGAGGAACGATTACCACGATCGGATCGCGTTTGATTTCGGTCACCCGTAGACAAAGATCTCATAAATAATGGTCTTGCCGAAACCAGTTGGTAGCACAGCCATAACATACTTGCCCGATAGGAGAGCTTTGACCACAGGTTCTGCTCTTGTTTGTTTACAATGTTTCCCATTTGAAGGGATGAATGATCGAAATCTTCCACAAAAGCCATATCGTGCTAATAATCGAAGCACAATCTGAGAAGAGGTGATTAACCGGTCAAAAGAATCTGACAGTGGTGCATTGTCAACGGACAAATCCGAATTTTCAGTTGCTCGTATGTATGGAGCTGTTGTTGGACCACAGTTGCGCACCATTATGGCGGCCATAAGTCAACAAAAATATCCGGACGTCCTGTTGCCATAGAATCGCTCACTTTTAATTCGCGAAACGTTTAAACTGCGAAAAATCATAACGAAagacatatttttttcaatcagaACGGATTTCAGTGTCAAGTGTCGCtagtgacaattcggaaattcaaaatgctgtatctTCAGAACCAACCGTTTTGGAActgaaaacttgtaaaaaaaatatgtttccGAGGCTAGGTCACCTTCAACCTCGTGTAGATAAAAATACCGTAAACGATTCAATAAACGTCCCCTCTCTAGATCTTATAAACGCCTCCTATCCATTAAACGTCTAAAAAAACGCCCCCTTTCTACTAGACGCCCGCCCGCCTACCCCCtccaaagataaaataattaaaaataaaatgcaaaaaaaatcgaGGAAATGCTCTGTAAAGCAAAATCATGCAATTTATTTAACACCTTGGTTGCTTAGACGGCAATGGCGTACgaattaaatctttttcgatCTCAGGGTTAAAGTACGGATATCGCTCTTTTATTTGCTTAATTTCGCCGCTCAGAATGTGGGCAATTTTGTATCAGTTAGTTCTGGCTCGATAGCATCCAGGAACAACAAGACCGAAGATTCAATGACTCACTGCTTCGAGATCGGCCAATCGTGTGAAGAGGGATCGGAAAAGTTATTTAGCACAGCTCTCTGTACTGGATGAGCCCATACTCCCAAACCCCTTTTCAGGTCACCTCTTTGTTGGATGTCAACGAAGCCAATTGTGAAAGCATTGTTGATCCAGATAACGACTTGGACATTGATATAGAAATATGACCTTTCATTTGGATGTTTCCAGTTAACTTGAAATAAACGCCCCTCTCTAATAAACGCCTTTTGTCCATTTAAAGCCCACCCTCCTTCCTTACACCGCAAACATTTAATCAACACCCCGAACGTCCTCGAGAGTACGCGGTAGTCCAATGAGAGGAAATGTGCTTACGGGTAATGAATGTTACACCGATTAGCATTATCGGTCTGATTGTTGAAATGTTATCCGTAATAGAAATTTACAACAAATCCTTTGAATGATTTTCCATCCTATGAAACAAAGTTTAAAGTGACAGGTTTTGTAGGGTACCAGTGCCCAGGGACAGGGTGTAGGATGTCTGTGTAATTGCTATGTGGGAAAGTATTTTCGTTTGATTAGCTGTAGTTGTCTGTGCCAACATGCAAGAAAAAATTACAATCGGCCCTAATCGGCCAACATTTTgcgatatattgtctttttggCTTTTCAAACTTCAAGTATGTGAAAGAAATCAAGTTGGACGGGGCTAATACCTGAATGGGTGACCAGCCGGTGATATTCCGCGGCCAGGGGCGTAGCGTCCGTATACGCACATACACCCGTGCGTACAGGTCAAATCCGGGAATCCTTATTCTATGGAGGTTTTTTTTAAGTCATTATAAAATCGGGCCAAGTTTTAAACCGATGTCTCTGTGAGTGAGTATTCCCAGTATCTTACAGGCCTGACCAAACGGATGCAAcgtcatccaacattgttggacgctATTGAAAAGTGTCGAATGAGGTGGTCAAACGAATGCAACGTTAACATGTTGGATCCAGAATTTTGGACTCAAGGGTATGGAACCAAAAGGTCTTGCACCATGCAGGTGTGAGGGACCTTGAGAAGACCCAGGGCGTCACTGGGTAGGGAGTAGCGTCCCGGAGTCTTGACttgcaaaagatcctgcagATACATTGGTGCCATGCCCCTGAGAGCTTTGAACACGAGAAGGGCTATTtgttcgaagagagattgcTTAAGCTTTCGTCGCCCAGAAAATAAAAGACTTTCCTCATTCACCATTCCGTAGCATTAACTGACGTGCCAACGCGCGAAACAGATGCAACGAATTAACCATTAACCATGGATACCTATAGCCGCAGCGTACGCGCGCGTGCAACACTGTTGAATGTGATGGCCAAAATAATGCAACACTGTTGTTCACaccttagaacaaaagaaacgttggatgatgttgaagacgatgtttgatggaaatcaaacttcgttCAATAAATTACGTCATACATTATGGTGGCCAAAGGAGTGCAACATGTTTGGAGGATATTGTTACACTAACATGTTCAGTGgacccgtttggccaggccttaacggCAAGAAACGTAATAGTGGacgaaagaaaataataataataaacactcCACCCTTCGAAGCCCCCACACAGTGTCAGTCTTCCGTATCACCAGTTCCCCAGTTCCTGGTTATTTTTTTAAGGAtatgttatgatgatgatgatgatgatgttataacagagtttgcgTCGTCTCGCCCTTTTCTTGTACTGTAAACCCCCTGTTTGTGGTTTAGtttgctgcagagaaaactcAGCAGATGggtaaaaaaaaaccctttttaatttaaattttcattttttttaattattatacgTATCAATTTACAAAAAgtaatacataaataaatttaaaaaagcaactaactactgcattttccGTCGCATTTATAAATTGAAATGTCCTTCGAAAACAGTCGGAAAGGGAATTTCCGAGATcctaagttttaaaattttctgggggagcatgcccccagaacCCCCTACTTTGGAGCACCTTCAGCGCTCAAAACATTTTTCGTGTGCGTACACCTTTaaaatctcacgctacgccTCTGTCCGCTCAGCACACTTCGGGAAATTATGCTCCATACGTGGCTATTCAGCAAGAAAGTATAATTATATCTCACAAAACTGATACTAGTTTTTCATAATGTGAAAGAATACCAGTTTGGACGTTCGGTAAGCTTTCGATATATTTTACACTCAACACAAACTtgaacaagaagatctttcagatcttaaaaccgcgctttgaaaatttatctgttttcttaccactatagtcgcaacgtagtacacattccaaagcagtctttgttgattcactatgactatagacacaaaatcacctgatcaatctgtagcacaacaactgacaacaacgactgcacacgaacTTATTGAAATCTCCAAGCAATCTacgatgacgtaatggtcttaattaatctggaactgtcatcagGATATATATGGCTATGCATGTTAAGAACAACCATTTTAAACAATTACAGCCGTTTCTCTCATAAAGGTCGCGCTTaaacttaattgtttttttagacGAGTAAAGGCCTAGCAAAGAAGTAACACGCGtcacttaatttaagaattacgttatccacgtctatgtttagtacggtggttatttccctaccaatgaaagttgaaacatcgacacattccatggataacataatgaccttttatgtattcaatactcgcttcgaatcaaccggttaaataacacaaaaaggcaatatattttttACTAAGTAAAGAGTGggatattcataaaattttaagtacgttaacgttttaacagcttttcgGCGAAAAAACATCCTCAGTTGCGTgactggaagtcccactgactatttggccgagtggaagtcaggttcagctctccgacaaaacaaaagaaagataaTAATAAACCGATTGCAGAGTAAGAACCGCGCTCGGCGCATGGCCGCGCAGTTAACTAATCTACAATTCTTGCACCCACAACGCCGCACGAGGTCAAGATCACGTCAAAAACTACTCACTAAAACTGTCAATCAAACTTCACATGTTTTATGTCACGCAACGCAAAGGGTTACTCATCACCATAAAATTACTAACAAATAGATAATCGTCTAAATACTTTTCTTGTGAACAAATAATAGAAAACGTATAAAAAGATTCTTCCCAAAACGTACGGCTACTTTCAAATGCCCAGCGCCGGATGACAAAGGAGGAACTACGCTGTGGATATCTCTTATGCGGACACAAACAAACTACGGTCCCGGCGATTTCTCTACGGAAACTCAAATTTATTCGGGGAGTCATGCTGTATGAATGCACCTCTCTAATCCTTGATTACTGCTAGTTAAAAGCAGTGTTCGATAATAAAAAGTAGCTCGAGAAAACCTCCTTCCAGCCGTTTCGTGGGAGGCCGTCGATCTGACATCACGGTTCGTCAGGTCTTACTTGACGAAATCTCACTTTCTGTCAAGCTTCAGGAGTGTCTTTCGGAAAATCGCTCTTGTTCGCGTTGTTAAAAAGACACTGGAAAGCTAATAAAATGCAGTACTTGAAAATGCCTTTAActttcacgttttttttttttcagaacagGGCCGAAGGCACCCAAGTCCAAACCTTGTCTGCTTCGCTGAATTAATAACCCTTGCGTTACCACAAACCTTTCGTTAACGCGGACACCCACACAAACTGCACTGTATTACTGAGGGATAATAAGTATGGATAAAACCTTACACGCTTTGTTCGCTTATCATATCCTGAGTGATATAGTGCAGTTTACTTGGATGTCCGTGTTAACGCAAGGGTTATTAATTCAGTGGAGCTTGCGCTCGCTTTCCGgaataaaaaaagggaaagttAAAGGCATCCTGCAATACTACATTTTATCAGCTTTCCTGTGGTCTGTAGTTTCTTTGGGATTCTTTAAAAGCAACGCGAACAAGAACGATTGTCCGAAAGACACCCCTGAAGGTTCACAGGTCGACATAGTTTATCACGAGCTATTTGTGGCCCGTAAGCAAAAAAATCCGGAAGACTTCAGggtttgatgacgtcactgtacAAATTCACTTTGACACGCAACGCTGTACTCAACAAGGAGAGTCTCTCCTCCCACCCCACCCGGGGTGTTTCTCACGGATCGAGGAGTGTTAATCTTGGCTTGTTTTCGTTGCTAATTCGACGCGCTCTTTTATTTACTTTGGATAACAACCTGGCATTAAAAAATGGTAAAACGAAACCTTTCTAATGCACGATCACATTGATTGAAACATAAAAGACAAAGCGTAGTACCCTTGAAAATAATCATTTTTACCTTTCAAAGAAGGGTCTGCTATCTCCTGTCGTAATGTGGCGAAGCTCTGTTCAACGGCTAACAGTCTTTGTTCCTGATCATTGAACTTCACTTCGATTCTAATGAATCCAGTGaagtagagaaccaaacaaAAAACAGAGAAGAGTGTGGTCGAGCTCACCGACAAACATGGCTTTTGCGAAGACATTTTCCGAACGAAGGTTCAGCCAACCATCTGGAAAGCAGACAAGACGCGTTTAGGCACATCTCTCAATACGATAATTTGTCTTGAAATTGAATATCCTCTTTTTGACACATTGACAGGATTAGAATGCTCTCGATAGCGCTCTGTGAGAACCATTCTCCGATCACTCACTTGGTTTTGTTGGAATCAGTTTATATTTTGCAATGGATGTTTTATTCgatcttttttcctttcttttttgaaattacGAACTGAATTAGCATTTGCATGCATGAGAGCTCACGCTGCTCAACCGTACTATTTTTGGCTTCTTCTCCTTCAGCTTCGGCTGCGCTTTTGATTGGGTGTTTGCAGTGTCATGTTGTTTTGAGGAAGTGTTTAGATGTCTCAGCATTTTAGTGCTGCACTTGTGAAACCCTGGGGCTTCCTGACTTGTTTACTTATCTTAAGTATTAACCATTTCCAACCACTCCCCTCGGATTAATTCGGCGCGTATCACGGCTACAAGCAGAGTTCCCATTAACGCACACTTGTGCGTATATGACGCACAAATAGAAAAGCGGAGCTTCcctgttatttttcttactgcctgtagggtttgttgaagtaaaaggtttcgaattgcccgcgttttgatgtttccaattgctgctttaataacaaaatcattttctttgctttcttcatatagaaaaattcattgcctagcAAGTGAATTCCAAGGTaatttacgctaaaaaccgatatcgcatgaataacgaagcgatgagtgcgacatcggtttttccagtgaaatttactttgcaattcatcAGTTTGGTAATAatgtttttcttgaaccgcatgattttgaaaagaaaacaagcacaccgtCAGCGAGCAAatgggaaaggaaaaaagccatttcagggTCGACTGttaatagccagcgaataggaatcacgctaaaattagaagccttAAAAACAactgtcagttcaaggtcaaagaagacttTTACTGATGtattttattccactttatttctgaaaacaagatcattcacattttgatgtatttcattgaaacacgccaggttggcccCACTCGCGGCAGTCTTGAATATTTTCCTTCCTGCCACAGTTTCGCGTTGGGATCCAAGGCCTTGCTTAATTATAGGCCTCAGCTAAAGAGCTAACAAGTCGTTCAGTGCTGTCTTCCTTATGTCGCTTTCATGGTCCAGGAATTCTGTTTTCACTCCACCTTGGGCGCCTTTACTTTCTGTCTTCTTTTTATTGCCCATGATTTAATTCGCCGTTTAGCTTCGTTTGGCGTGTTGTGAATCCCGGTCGCTGCTACCAATGTGATCGAATACCAGTTTGGACGTTCGGTAAGCTTTCAATATACTTAACACTCAACACAAAACCCCGCACTAGGTCAAGATCACGTCAAAATCTACTCACTAAAACTGTCAATCAAACTTCACATGTTTATGTCACGATACGCAAAGGAGTTAATCatcacaataaaattattaacaaggtttcaaggtttcaaggttttatttgccatgattacatttaataaacaaaatacaacaaattgtaaaaaaggcgaggaagcccataaagaaactataagagcttatggagctatgggctaAAATAATCGTCTAAATACTTTCCGTGTGATACCTTCATTACTGAACAAATAATGGAAAACGTATAAAAAGATTCTTCCCAAAACATACGACTTCTTTTAAATGCCCATCGCCGGATGACAAAGGAGGAATTACGCTGTGGATATCTCTTATGCGGACACAAACAAACTACGGTCCCGGCGATTTCTCCACGGAAACTCAAATTTATTCGGGGAGTCATGCTGTATGAATGCACCTCTCTATCCTTGATTACTGCTAGTAAAAAGCAGTATTCGATAATAAAAAGCAGCTTGAGAAAACTTCCACCCGTTTCGTCGGAGGCCGTCGATGTGACATCACGGT
Above is a window of Montipora capricornis isolate CH-2021 chromosome 6, ASM3666992v2, whole genome shotgun sequence DNA encoding:
- the LOC138051761 gene encoding uncharacterized protein isoform X1, which translates into the protein MSSQKPCLSVSSTTLFSVFCLVLYFTGFIRIEVKFNDQEQRLLAVEQSFATLRQEIADPSLKAGFIRIEVKTNDQEHRLTAVEQILASKPDASVKGVLGSKTKEEVGEEKLRRYIRSIAKDATNESLSMKEILKDVVTSLASFNKFCHNRGNECLRGRPGPPGKRGRKGSQGLMGPAGRSGKQGIVGPPGIRGEKGVRGAIGPPGVPGMKGEPGEAISAPKVTLSSSELTVNKSNSAFLMCSASGNPAPQVVWSRMNGMLPSSRARVRSDGLMQIDDERLEDSGKYRCVARNILGRKEKVANLIVQSRPRVTLSFGPSYVEIGRNITLPECQVIGYPVPTITWHKVYDIPTQNKAKVKHGQLSIENAHKKDSGLYKCTASNKLGQDSAVTQLNVVELPQFTVRPPAQSKVKVTMNITVRCQATGEPQPVVTWVKSDGNLPGGRSSVSDDGTLKLWDSKKEDSGVYTCVASSFGVLKSFSTMRLTVINITVCLPVGVEDITTIPDDRMTASSIASTSYQPFYGRLNGKRGAYGVWCSKTVSDRTDYLQVDLASVKTVCAVATQGSGRGRSRVTTYKLQFSLDGSSFTTYRENNVVKKKHFLLLIQDDIHFIHASRQLTPNTTSTAWHMCTGLLDILDKMPAVSVPQDRSTLHRTVAVTMKNGVVKQCTGGIDVQSILTNFSTALDHFFSSTCLSNLSAEYRRLDMTNVRQSCENLSIGQRDPLREPCKLSAFIHTMAKTISHII
- the LOC138051761 gene encoding contactin-6-like isoform X3; translated protein: MSSQKPCLSVSSTTLFSVFCLVLYFTGFIRIEVKFNDQEQRLLAVEQSFATLRQEIADPSLKAGFIRIEVKTNDQEHRLTAVEQILASKPDASVKGVLGSKTKEEVGEEKLRRYIRSIAKDATNESLSMKEILKDVVTSLASFNKFCHNRGNECLRGRPGPPGKRGRKGSQGLMGPAGRSGKQGIVGPPGIRGEKGVRGAIGPPGVPGMKGEPGEAISAPKVTLSSSELTVNKSNSAFLMCSASGNPAPQVVWSRMNGMLPSSRARVRSDGLMQIDDERLEDSGKYRCVARNILGRKEKVANLIVQSRPRVTLSFGPSYVEIGRNITLPECQVIGYPVPTITWHKVYDIPTQNKAKVKHGQLSIENAHKKDSGLYKCTASNKLGQDSAVTQLNVVELPQFTVRPPAQSKVKVTMNITVRCQATGEPQPVVTWVKSDGNLPGGRSSVSDDGTLKLWDSKKEDSGVYTCVASSFGVLKSFSTMRLTVINITVCLPVGVEDITTIPDDRMTASSIASTSYQPFYGRLNGKRGAYGVWCSKTVSDRTDYLQVDLASVKTVCAVATQGSGRGRSRVTTYKLQFSLDGSSFTTYRENNVVKCSNDVQSLDGCSLVLRG
- the LOC138051761 gene encoding contactin-6-like isoform X4 — encoded protein: MSSQKPCLSVSSTTLFSVFCLVLYFTGFIRIEVKFNDQEQRLLAVEQSFATLRQEIADPSLKAGFIRIEVKTNDQEHRLTAVEQILASKPDASVKGVLGSKTKEEVGEEKLRRYIRSIAKDATNESLSMKEILKDVVTSLASFNKFCHNRGNECLRGRPGPPGKRGRKGSQGLMGPAGRSGKQGIVGPPGIRGEKGVRGAIGPPGVPGMKGEPGEAISAPKVTLSSSELTVNKSNSAFLMCSASGNPAPQVVWSRMNGMLPSSRARVRSDGLMQIDDERLEDSGKYRCVARNILGRKEKVANLIVQSRPRVTLSFGPSYVEIGRNITLPECQVIGYPVPTITWHKVYDIPTQNKAKVKHGQLSIENAHKKDSGLYKCTASNKLGQDSAVTQLNVVELPQFTVRPPAQSKVKVTMNITVRCQATGEPQPVVTWVKSDGNLPGGRSSVSDDGTLKLWDSKKEDSGVYTCVASSFGVLKSFSTMRLTVINITVCLPVGVEDITTIPDDRMTASSIASTSYQPFYGRLNGKRGAYGVWCSKTVSDRTDYLQVDLASVKTVCAVATQGSGRGRSRVTTYKLQFSLDGSSFTTYRENNVVKTERPTVDNNTPSGI
- the LOC138051761 gene encoding uncharacterized protein isoform X2 — translated: MSSQKPCLSVSSTTLFSVFCLVLYFTGFIRIEVKFNDQEQRLLAVEQSFATLRQEIADPSLKAGFIRIEVKTNDQEHRLTAVEQILASKPDASVKGVLGSKTKEEVGEEKLRRYIRSIAKDATNESLSMKEILKDVVTSLASFNKFCHNRGNECLRGRPGPPGKRGRKGSQGLMGPAGRSGKQGIVGPPGIRGEKGVRGAIGPPGVPGMKGEPGEAISAPKVTLSSSELTVNKSNSAFLMCSASGNPAPQVVWSRMNGMLPSSRARVRSDGLMQIDDERLEDSGKYRCVARNILGRKEKVANLIVQSRPRVTLSFGPSYVEIGRNITLPECQVIGYPVPTITWHKVYDIPTQNKAKVKHGQLSIENAHKKDSGLYKCTASNKLGQDSAVTQLNVVELPQFTVRPPAQSKVKVTMNITVRCQATGEPQPVVTWVKSDGNLPGGRSSVSDDGTLKLWDSKKEDSGVYTCVASSFGVLKSFSTMRLTVINITVCLPVGVEDITTIPDDRMTASSIASTSYQPFYGRLNGKRGAYGVWCSKTVSDRTDYLQVDLASVKTVCAVATQGSGRGRSRVTTYKLQFSLDGSSFTTYRENNVVKVFQGNKEQYGIVKNSLGSPSTARYVRFCPVTHNFHACMSVEVFVWKS